A single window of Bernardetia sp. DNA harbors:
- a CDS encoding winged helix-turn-helix domain-containing protein has protein sequence MADLRSIISDMDKEFNNRIRLGLMAAMMIEDWIEFKTMKHLLDLTDGNLASHVAALENCGYMQVRKKFIGKRPNTSYKITPAGRRAFEHHLQQMEELIKKARG, from the coding sequence ATGGCAGACTTACGCAGCATTATTTCAGATATGGACAAAGAGTTCAACAATCGTATTCGCCTAGGGCTAATGGCAGCTATGATGATAGAAGATTGGATTGAATTCAAGACAATGAAACACCTACTAGACCTCACAGATGGAAATTTAGCCAGCCACGTAGCTGCGTTAGAAAATTGTGGTTATATGCAAGTTCGCAAAAAATTCATTGGAAAACGTCCTAATACCTCCTACAAAATTACTCCAGCAGGAAGAAGAGCCTTCGAACATCATTTGCAACAAATGGAAGAACTCATAAAAAAAGCAAGAGGTTAA